A stretch of Myxococcus hansupus DNA encodes these proteins:
- a CDS encoding PspA/IM30 family protein, translated as MFFGLFGKRKKEPSRPADPLAAFDQLIDNLDRQAAEVRKSAATLLALKADLTRAQSRYARRLEELTSRRATAKERGDVHAVRVLEKDQAQAEDLLASTREALERAETDGRLLLEAASELGDRVAELRRERESASARLTAGGIVTQALRERVARFDQALVVDAARDEVERAHALADIYREERKEQGD; from the coding sequence ATGTTCTTCGGCTTGTTCGGGAAACGGAAGAAGGAGCCGTCGCGTCCAGCGGACCCGCTGGCCGCTTTCGACCAGCTCATCGACAACCTGGACCGGCAGGCCGCCGAGGTCCGCAAGTCCGCGGCCACGCTGCTGGCCCTCAAGGCGGACCTGACTCGCGCCCAGTCGCGGTATGCCCGGCGGTTGGAGGAGCTGACCTCCCGGCGCGCCACCGCGAAGGAGCGGGGTGACGTGCACGCCGTCCGCGTGCTGGAGAAGGACCAGGCCCAGGCGGAGGACCTGCTCGCCTCCACCCGTGAGGCCCTGGAGCGCGCGGAGACCGACGGCCGGTTGTTGCTGGAGGCCGCGAGTGAGCTGGGAGACCGGGTGGCGGAGCTGCGCCGCGAGCGGGAGAGCGCCTCCGCGCGGCTCACCGCGGGCGGCATCGTCACCCAGGCCCTGCGCGAGCGCGTGGCCCGCTTCGACCAGGCGCTGGTGGTGGACGCGGCGCGGGACGAGGTCGAGCGCGCACACGCCCTGGCGGACATCTACCGCGAGGAACGCAAGGAGCAGGGCGACTGA
- a CDS encoding vWA domain-containing protein, which produces MLARRLSDLRKRLDALQHPAPARRGWRSWSLLGRRARGPEDLALPVLSALDRDLDRVGVHTSADALLLKDLGLRKGRAGVLAQGLLGRAHQALEEAETCVTAVERAWRAGEPLPGAHAVLEKAFIQLSRVVKVADLFSRPSLEPEEDDTLEIYVRLDAPRSRQSPASARLAAAEFFAGRARANVTDVTQKRRDLDLAHELLIRLGADHDRERGMALRRKVAEARERVRAVPAVRSMDELLRHVRHAARREPQVAYRSLKGLYERALEAGDAALADVARAALTPLLPAPTHLSALMERAELDGLSHWFGEAPAPLDAPPPELRPDELLTDLAFSLRPEQLSTFELAAGCARYFDVEDSLSEEIVLADTRTARAVPRRVPYPTQTMSYETTGSLHEVHNFVLTDPRMLLRDLAASHQLVRAYLDDEPPPRPRKVKRTAVRVYVCDASGSMHGARARFRDAIVIAELNNLRVKARRGETFDPLYFSFFNDVPTELARVDSALEATRQLEKLFRDSPAEGQTDITLALMSAFDSIRAAQGRDPYLARATVVLITDGEDRVDLDLIRRTRAPMDALDIALSFISLGEENPDLRVLVREQRAAGGRAFYHHLSDEEILWARTEFDTPWRTLLPRDVPASGDSLELLTPHLEALEAVAAGRDAPETVAVDASFDALFPEQPERPAGTEAPSADAVNRVTDILGALVEAASLAPADRRAAESLLLLQHLLGVYGMTPARYLSALGAGGQATHDALNRVRLLCRPFG; this is translated from the coding sequence GTGCTGGCGCGGCGGCTCTCGGACCTGCGGAAGCGCCTGGATGCGCTCCAGCACCCCGCGCCCGCACGGCGCGGGTGGCGGTCATGGTCGCTGCTGGGGCGTCGCGCGCGCGGTCCGGAAGACCTCGCGCTGCCGGTGCTCTCCGCGTTGGACAGGGATTTGGACCGGGTGGGCGTCCACACGTCCGCGGACGCGTTGCTGCTCAAGGACCTGGGGCTCCGCAAGGGGCGGGCTGGCGTGCTGGCGCAGGGCCTGCTCGGCAGGGCCCACCAAGCGCTCGAAGAGGCGGAGACGTGCGTGACGGCCGTGGAGCGGGCGTGGCGCGCGGGAGAACCCCTGCCGGGGGCACACGCGGTGCTGGAGAAGGCCTTCATCCAGTTGTCGCGTGTGGTGAAGGTGGCGGACCTGTTCTCCCGTCCTTCGCTGGAGCCCGAGGAGGATGACACCCTCGAAATCTACGTGCGCCTGGATGCGCCGCGTTCACGTCAGTCGCCCGCCAGCGCGCGGCTGGCCGCCGCCGAGTTCTTCGCGGGCCGGGCCCGGGCGAACGTCACCGACGTCACGCAGAAGCGCAGGGATTTGGACCTGGCGCACGAGCTGTTGATTCGCCTGGGCGCGGACCATGACCGCGAACGGGGCATGGCCTTGCGGCGCAAGGTGGCGGAGGCCCGCGAGCGGGTGCGCGCCGTCCCCGCGGTGCGCTCCATGGATGAGCTGCTCCGGCACGTGCGGCACGCGGCACGGCGTGAGCCGCAGGTGGCCTACCGCTCGCTGAAGGGTTTGTATGAGCGGGCGTTGGAGGCGGGAGACGCGGCCCTGGCGGATGTGGCCCGTGCCGCCCTGACACCCTTGCTCCCGGCGCCCACGCACCTGTCGGCGCTGATGGAGCGGGCGGAGCTTGACGGGTTGTCCCATTGGTTCGGTGAAGCGCCGGCGCCTCTCGACGCGCCGCCGCCAGAGCTGCGTCCCGACGAGTTGCTGACGGACCTGGCCTTCTCGCTGCGGCCCGAGCAGCTCTCCACCTTCGAACTGGCCGCCGGCTGCGCCCGGTACTTCGACGTGGAGGATTCGCTGTCCGAGGAAATCGTCCTGGCGGACACGCGGACGGCCCGGGCGGTGCCTCGCCGCGTGCCGTATCCGACGCAGACGATGTCCTACGAAACGACGGGCAGCCTCCACGAGGTCCACAACTTCGTCCTGACAGACCCGCGCATGCTGCTGCGCGACCTGGCGGCGAGCCATCAGTTGGTGCGCGCCTACCTCGACGACGAACCGCCGCCTCGGCCCCGGAAGGTGAAGCGCACCGCGGTGCGCGTGTACGTCTGTGACGCGTCCGGCTCCATGCACGGCGCGCGTGCCCGCTTCCGCGACGCCATTGTCATCGCCGAGCTCAACAACCTGCGCGTGAAGGCCCGCCGGGGCGAGACGTTCGACCCGCTGTACTTCAGCTTCTTCAACGACGTGCCCACCGAGCTGGCGCGGGTGGACTCGGCGCTGGAGGCCACGCGTCAGTTGGAGAAGCTGTTCCGTGACTCTCCCGCGGAGGGGCAGACGGACATCACGCTCGCGCTGATGTCCGCCTTCGACTCCATCCGCGCCGCGCAGGGCAGGGATCCATACCTCGCCCGGGCCACCGTGGTGCTCATCACCGACGGTGAGGACCGCGTGGACCTGGACCTCATCCGCCGCACCCGCGCGCCCATGGACGCGCTGGACATCGCCCTGAGCTTCATCTCCCTGGGTGAGGAGAACCCCGACCTTCGGGTCCTCGTGCGGGAGCAGCGGGCCGCGGGGGGCCGCGCCTTCTATCACCACCTGTCCGACGAGGAGATTCTCTGGGCGCGCACCGAGTTCGACACGCCGTGGCGCACGTTGTTGCCTCGGGACGTGCCCGCGTCCGGTGACTCGCTCGAGCTGCTCACGCCGCACCTGGAGGCGCTGGAGGCCGTGGCGGCGGGCCGGGACGCTCCGGAGACCGTGGCGGTGGACGCCTCGTTCGACGCGCTCTTCCCCGAGCAGCCCGAGCGCCCGGCCGGAACCGAGGCCCCGAGCGCCGACGCCGTGAACCGCGTGACGGACATCCTGGGGGCCCTGGTCGAGGCGGCCTCGCTGGCGCCCGCGGACCGGCGCGCGGCGGAGAGCCTCCTGCTGCTCCAGCACCTGCTGGGCGTGTACGGGATGACCCCCGCACGGTACCTGTCGGCCCTGGGCGCCGGTGGACAGGCCACGCACGACGCCCTCAATCGCGTGAGGTTGTTGTGCCGGCCCTTCGGGTAG
- a CDS encoding thiol-disulfide oxidoreductase DCC family protein, producing the protein MGSALRTTSPGHDVILYDGHCRLCGGAARQLQRWLGKTGTRLLSFREDGVLAAFPGVTEDRCEQALQLVLADGRVVEGLEALVLALGQRPLGRLLRVYYLPGLRQLLDAGYRIVARYRFRIAGRQCPDGTCAVHFK; encoded by the coding sequence ATGGGCTCGGCGCTTCGAACGACGTCCCCGGGGCATGACGTGATTCTCTATGACGGGCACTGCCGTCTGTGCGGCGGGGCGGCGCGTCAGCTCCAACGGTGGCTGGGGAAGACGGGGACGCGGCTGCTCTCGTTTCGCGAGGACGGCGTGCTGGCGGCCTTCCCGGGTGTCACGGAGGACCGCTGTGAGCAGGCCCTGCAGCTCGTCCTGGCGGACGGGCGGGTGGTGGAGGGGCTGGAGGCCCTGGTCCTGGCGCTGGGCCAAAGGCCCCTGGGGCGGCTGCTCCGGGTGTACTATCTCCCGGGACTGCGACAGCTCCTGGACGCCGGCTATCGCATCGTCGCCCGCTATCGCTTCCGCATCGCCGGACGTCAGTGCCCGGACGGCACTTGCGCGGTTCACTTCAAATAA
- the dnaK gene encoding molecular chaperone DnaK, protein MGKIIGIDLGTTNSVVAIMEGREPKVIVNEEGSRITPSVVAFTKDGERLVGQVAKRQSITNPERTIYSAKRFMGRRHDEVAEEATLVPYKVARGPNGDARVDIDGKQYSAPEISAQVLLKLKRAAENYLGEKVTEAVITVPAYFNDAQRQATKDAGEIAGLTVRRIVNEPTAAALAYGMDKKKDEKIAVYDFGGGTFDVSILEVGENVVDVLATNGDTHLGGDNIDLRIMDWLIAEFKKDTGLDVSKDKMVLQRLKEAAEKAKIELSSAMETDVNLPFLTADASGPKHLNVKLTRAKFEAMIDDLVERSLEPCRKCLKDAGVDPKELNEIVLVGGTTRIPKVQEAVKRLFGKEPNRSVNPDEVVAVGAAVQAGVLSGEVKDILLLDVTPLSLGVETLGGVMTKLIERNTTIPTRKSETFSTAADGQTQVEIHVLQGEREMAGDNRSLGRFHLSGMPPAPRGVPQIEVTFDIDANGILNVSAKDKATGKEQKVTITHSSGLAKDEVEKMVADARTNEAADKGRRELVEMKNQAESQSYAAEKLLKENKDKLSADTAKALEEAVAGLNAVREGQDKDAIKTALDALQAASYKAAEEMYRATGGAPGAEGAPGADASAAPGSQASAKKDDVVDAEFRQS, encoded by the coding sequence GTGGGCAAGATTATCGGGATCGACCTGGGCACCACGAACAGCGTGGTGGCGATCATGGAGGGTCGCGAGCCCAAGGTGATCGTCAACGAGGAAGGCAGCCGCATCACGCCCTCGGTGGTTGCGTTCACGAAGGACGGCGAGCGCCTGGTCGGCCAGGTGGCGAAGCGCCAGTCCATCACCAACCCGGAACGCACCATCTATTCGGCCAAGCGCTTCATGGGCCGCCGGCACGACGAGGTCGCCGAGGAGGCGACGCTGGTCCCCTACAAGGTGGCTCGGGGGCCCAACGGCGACGCGCGCGTGGACATCGACGGCAAGCAGTACAGCGCGCCGGAGATCAGCGCGCAGGTGCTGCTGAAGCTGAAGCGCGCCGCCGAGAACTACCTGGGTGAGAAGGTGACGGAGGCGGTCATCACCGTCCCGGCGTACTTCAACGACGCCCAGCGCCAGGCCACCAAGGACGCGGGTGAAATCGCGGGCCTCACGGTGCGCCGCATCGTGAACGAGCCGACCGCCGCGGCGCTCGCGTACGGCATGGACAAGAAGAAGGACGAGAAGATCGCCGTCTATGACTTCGGCGGCGGCACCTTCGACGTGTCCATCCTGGAAGTGGGCGAGAACGTGGTCGACGTGCTCGCGACCAACGGTGACACGCACCTGGGCGGCGACAACATCGACCTGCGGATCATGGACTGGCTGATCGCCGAGTTCAAGAAGGACACCGGGCTCGACGTCAGCAAGGACAAGATGGTCCTCCAGCGCCTGAAGGAGGCGGCGGAGAAGGCGAAGATCGAGCTGTCCAGCGCGATGGAGACGGACGTCAACCTGCCGTTCCTCACGGCGGACGCGTCGGGTCCGAAGCACCTCAACGTCAAGCTGACGCGCGCCAAGTTCGAGGCGATGATCGACGACCTCGTCGAGCGCTCTTTGGAGCCTTGCCGCAAGTGTCTGAAGGACGCCGGCGTGGACCCGAAGGAACTCAACGAGATCGTCCTCGTGGGCGGCACCACGCGCATCCCGAAGGTGCAGGAGGCCGTGAAGCGCCTGTTCGGCAAGGAGCCGAACCGCTCGGTGAACCCGGACGAGGTCGTGGCCGTGGGCGCCGCGGTGCAGGCCGGCGTGCTCTCCGGCGAGGTGAAGGACATCCTCCTGCTGGACGTGACGCCGCTGAGCCTGGGCGTGGAGACGTTGGGCGGGGTGATGACGAAGCTCATCGAGCGCAACACCACCATCCCCACGCGCAAGTCGGAGACCTTCTCCACGGCCGCGGACGGCCAGACGCAGGTGGAGATCCACGTCCTCCAGGGCGAGCGTGAGATGGCGGGCGACAACCGCAGCCTTGGTCGCTTCCACCTGTCGGGCATGCCCCCCGCGCCGCGTGGCGTGCCGCAGATCGAGGTGACGTTCGACATCGACGCGAACGGCATCCTCAACGTCAGCGCCAAGGACAAGGCCACGGGCAAGGAGCAGAAGGTCACCATCACCCACTCGTCCGGTCTCGCGAAGGACGAGGTCGAGAAGATGGTCGCCGACGCCCGCACCAACGAGGCGGCCGACAAGGGCCGCCGCGAGCTGGTGGAGATGAAGAACCAGGCGGAGAGCCAGTCCTACGCGGCCGAGAAGCTGCTGAAGGAGAACAAGGACAAGCTGTCCGCGGACACGGCGAAGGCGCTCGAGGAGGCGGTGGCCGGGCTCAACGCGGTTCGCGAGGGCCAGGACAAGGACGCCATCAAGACGGCGCTCGATGCGCTCCAGGCCGCCAGCTACAAGGCCGCGGAGGAGATGTACCGCGCCACGGGCGGCGCGCCGGGTGCCGAGGGTGCTCCGGGGGCCGATGCTTCCGCGGCGCCGGGCTCGCAGGCCAGCGCGAAGAAGGACGACGTGGTGGACGCCGAGTTCCGGCAGTCGTAG
- a CDS encoding diacylglycerol/lipid kinase family protein, giving the protein MLVQPLRSPDLRRAPTSEAAAEHKVAVLLNANARKVDARVVKSLSHVVPEQDLFLSRSPLDARRIIQTVLERGYPMVFTGGGDGTFMGFVNEALHQIGPRGRFAGKTAPRFGILKLGTGNGLAAYVNASGTRGDGILNDVLRARTGEVPGYRPMDLLMVDGQRAPFAGLGVDGKVLNDYIWVKENLGKGLFKSVLSGGGGYFSAVACKTVPHYLTHSTWVECEVVNGASEAYRLGPDGNAVGEPLAPGATLFRGRLMMAAAGTMPFYGYGFRMFPFAGQRRGFMQLRLGQVTPTQVLAHLPRLWNGRWFPEGLMDFHARDVTIRFANPMPFQVGGDAAGYREQVSLSVAPESVELVDFTGAMN; this is encoded by the coding sequence ATGCTGGTCCAACCTCTTCGCTCTCCCGATCTCCGACGTGCTCCCACATCGGAAGCGGCCGCCGAGCACAAGGTCGCGGTCCTGCTGAACGCCAACGCCCGGAAGGTGGACGCACGGGTGGTGAAGTCGCTGTCGCACGTGGTGCCGGAGCAGGACCTGTTCCTCTCCCGCTCGCCGCTGGACGCCCGGCGCATCATCCAGACGGTGCTGGAGCGCGGCTACCCCATGGTCTTCACGGGTGGCGGTGACGGCACCTTCATGGGCTTCGTGAACGAGGCCCTCCACCAGATTGGCCCGCGGGGCCGCTTCGCGGGCAAGACGGCGCCCCGCTTCGGCATCCTCAAGCTGGGCACCGGCAACGGCCTGGCCGCCTACGTCAATGCCTCCGGCACCCGGGGCGACGGCATCCTCAATGACGTGCTCCGCGCCCGCACGGGTGAGGTGCCCGGGTACCGCCCCATGGACCTGCTGATGGTGGACGGGCAGCGCGCGCCGTTCGCCGGGCTGGGCGTGGATGGCAAGGTGCTCAACGACTACATCTGGGTGAAGGAGAACCTGGGCAAGGGCCTCTTCAAGAGCGTGCTCAGCGGTGGTGGCGGCTACTTCTCCGCGGTGGCCTGCAAGACGGTGCCGCACTACCTCACCCACTCCACCTGGGTGGAGTGCGAGGTCGTCAACGGCGCCTCCGAGGCCTACCGACTGGGACCGGATGGCAACGCCGTCGGAGAGCCGCTGGCCCCCGGCGCCACGCTGTTCCGCGGCCGGCTGATGATGGCGGCGGCGGGCACCATGCCCTTCTACGGTTACGGCTTCCGGATGTTCCCGTTCGCGGGACAGCGCCGGGGCTTCATGCAGCTCCGCCTGGGCCAGGTGACGCCCACGCAGGTGCTGGCCCACCTGCCGCGCCTGTGGAATGGCCGTTGGTTCCCGGAAGGCCTCATGGACTTCCACGCCCGCGATGTCACCATCCGCTTCGCCAACCCCATGCCCTTCCAGGTGGGCGGCGACGCGGCCGGCTACCGCGAGCAGGTCTCCCTGTCCGTGGCCCCCGAGTCCGTCGAGCTGGTCGACTTCACCGGCGCGATGAACTGA
- a CDS encoding SAM-dependent methyltransferase: MSPPEPFPLYHPADVRRAFSSDDATRRFAKVAQLEPGSRVLVLGCGPDGNAAVLLAQELGCSVVAADTDESLLGPVRERVRVKGLSDQIEVQRVSLDALGLPEGAFHGILIQGRVLYPLKATLANMRGLLARRGRLGFTFPARVGRFAPKAALDFWERRVSGPMLLPRELLQVVEGAGYEPESAESLHDTELDAHYRDIEAFLAAIPGTQPAALREEVALHRESNGKASVSYAFVVGRRKEQGEKPPASRDRG; encoded by the coding sequence ATGAGCCCGCCCGAGCCCTTCCCGCTGTATCACCCCGCGGACGTCCGGCGCGCCTTCAGCTCGGATGATGCAACGCGTCGCTTCGCCAAGGTGGCTCAGTTGGAGCCCGGCTCACGAGTGTTGGTACTCGGCTGTGGCCCCGACGGAAACGCCGCTGTGTTGCTGGCCCAGGAGCTGGGCTGTTCTGTGGTGGCCGCCGATACGGACGAGTCCCTCCTCGGCCCGGTGCGCGAACGCGTGCGGGTGAAGGGGCTGTCGGACCAGATCGAGGTGCAGCGGGTGTCGCTCGACGCGCTGGGCCTCCCGGAGGGCGCCTTCCACGGCATCCTCATCCAGGGCCGGGTGCTCTATCCGCTGAAGGCCACGCTGGCGAACATGCGCGGCCTGCTGGCGAGGCGGGGCCGGCTGGGGTTCACGTTCCCCGCCAGGGTGGGGCGCTTCGCGCCGAAGGCCGCGCTGGACTTCTGGGAGCGCCGCGTGTCCGGCCCCATGCTGCTGCCGCGCGAGCTGCTGCAGGTGGTGGAAGGCGCCGGCTACGAGCCCGAGTCCGCGGAGTCGCTCCATGACACGGAGCTGGACGCGCACTACCGGGACATCGAGGCGTTCCTGGCCGCCATTCCGGGCACGCAACCCGCGGCGTTGCGCGAAGAGGTGGCGCTGCACCGCGAGAGCAACGGGAAGGCCAGCGTCAGCTACGCCTTCGTCGTGGGGCGCCGCAAGGAGCAGGGGGAGAAGCCCCCCGCGTCCCGAGACCGCGGCTAG
- a CDS encoding YbeD family protein, with protein sequence MTKEDAGSPPAAEGEKKPLIEYPSVYTFKVMGAKDAGFAEHVRELFKRLMGTDISPDSISEQPSSKGKYVSLSVSVYLLSEEHRRSIYDALHKDERVVYYL encoded by the coding sequence ATGACGAAGGAAGACGCTGGAAGCCCCCCCGCCGCCGAAGGGGAGAAGAAGCCCCTCATCGAGTACCCCTCCGTCTACACCTTCAAGGTGATGGGCGCGAAGGACGCCGGCTTCGCGGAGCACGTGCGCGAGCTGTTCAAGCGGCTGATGGGCACGGACATCTCGCCGGATTCCATCAGCGAGCAACCCAGTAGCAAGGGCAAGTACGTGTCCTTGAGCGTGTCGGTGTACCTGCTGTCCGAGGAGCACCGCCGCTCCATCTACGACGCGCTCCACAAGGACGAGCGCGTCGTCTACTACCTCTGA
- a CDS encoding PhoH family protein, with protein sequence MRKNFILDTNVLLHDPRSIYGFKDNNVIIPIYVIEEIDQFKRDLSELGRNARLVARYLDSFRAEGSLKEGVPLPHGGMLRVSFTDRALPSSMADGNLMDNRILGVALDLMAAEPDTQAVFITKDTNLRIRADALGLIAEDYDTERVEITELYTGFAERLVSKDLVDQMYRQGAEVELPDAESLFANQVVLLKDETNPSHTAMGRFNGSKGRLVPLVRHIKDGTWGVRPRNMEQAFCLDLLLNDDIKLVTIVGKAGTGKTLLAIAAGLQKVTEEGLYQKLLVSRPIFPLGRDIGYLPGSVEEKLNPWMQPIFDNVEFLMNLSRADKKAGRGYHELLDLGLMEIEPLTYIRGRSLPNQFIIVDEAQNLTPHEVKTIITRVGDNTKIILTGDPFQIDNPYVDATNNGLVHVVNRFKSEKIAAHITMSKGERSALAELAANLL encoded by the coding sequence ATGCGTAAGAACTTCATTCTCGACACCAACGTCCTGCTTCACGATCCCCGCAGCATCTACGGGTTCAAAGACAACAACGTCATCATCCCCATCTACGTCATCGAGGAGATCGATCAGTTCAAGCGCGACCTCTCCGAGCTGGGGCGCAACGCACGCCTGGTGGCGCGCTACCTGGACTCGTTCCGGGCGGAGGGCTCGCTGAAGGAGGGCGTCCCCTTGCCGCACGGGGGCATGCTCCGCGTGAGCTTCACCGACCGCGCGCTGCCGTCGTCCATGGCGGACGGCAACCTGATGGACAACCGCATCCTCGGGGTGGCGCTCGACCTGATGGCGGCGGAGCCTGATACCCAGGCCGTCTTCATCACCAAGGACACGAACCTCCGCATCCGCGCGGACGCGCTGGGCCTCATCGCCGAGGACTACGACACCGAGCGCGTCGAAATCACCGAGCTGTACACGGGGTTCGCCGAGCGGCTCGTCTCCAAGGACCTGGTGGACCAGATGTACCGCCAGGGCGCCGAGGTGGAGCTCCCGGACGCCGAGTCCCTGTTCGCCAACCAGGTCGTCCTGCTCAAGGACGAGACGAACCCGTCCCACACCGCCATGGGCCGCTTCAACGGCTCCAAGGGCCGGCTGGTGCCGCTGGTGCGGCACATCAAGGACGGGACCTGGGGCGTGCGTCCGCGCAACATGGAGCAGGCCTTCTGCCTGGACCTGCTGCTCAACGACGACATCAAGCTGGTCACCATCGTCGGCAAGGCGGGCACGGGCAAGACGCTGCTCGCCATCGCCGCGGGCCTGCAGAAGGTGACGGAGGAGGGGCTCTACCAGAAGCTGCTCGTCAGCCGCCCCATCTTCCCGCTGGGCCGGGACATCGGGTATCTGCCCGGCAGCGTCGAGGAGAAGCTGAATCCCTGGATGCAGCCCATCTTCGACAACGTGGAGTTCCTGATGAACCTCAGCCGCGCGGACAAGAAGGCCGGGCGCGGCTACCACGAGCTGCTGGATTTGGGGCTGATGGAGATCGAGCCGCTCACGTACATCCGCGGCCGCAGCCTGCCCAACCAGTTCATCATCGTGGACGAGGCGCAGAACCTCACCCCCCACGAGGTGAAGACCATCATCACCCGCGTGGGCGACAACACGAAGATCATCCTCACGGGAGACCCGTTCCAGATCGACAACCCGTACGTGGACGCGACCAACAACGGCCTGGTTCACGTGGTCAACCGCTTCAAGAGCGAGAAGATCGCCGCGCACATCACCATGTCCAAGGGTGAGCGCAGCGCTCTGGCCGAACTCGCCGCCAACCTGCTGTAG
- the greB gene encoding transcription elongation factor GreB encodes MSQEVHPDEPEADDDAERAPFRRYLTRTGAERMHRELVHLLNEERPKVTAEVSAAAAQGDRSENAEYIYGKKRLREIDRRLRFLQKRLDTATIVTPAEQSDRSRIYFGATVSLEDEDGALSTYQIVGSDEIDASGGRISVESPMGRALLRKTVGDSVEVRRPRGEIELTVVDIRYE; translated from the coding sequence ATGTCCCAGGAAGTACATCCCGACGAACCGGAGGCAGACGACGACGCCGAGCGCGCCCCGTTCCGCCGGTACCTCACCCGGACAGGGGCCGAGCGGATGCACCGCGAGCTCGTCCACCTCCTCAATGAGGAGCGGCCCAAGGTCACCGCCGAGGTCTCCGCCGCCGCCGCCCAGGGCGACCGCTCCGAAAACGCCGAGTACATCTACGGGAAGAAGCGCCTTCGCGAAATCGACCGGCGCCTCCGGTTCCTCCAGAAGCGGCTCGACACCGCCACCATCGTCACCCCCGCCGAGCAGAGCGACCGCTCTCGCATCTACTTCGGCGCCACGGTGTCCCTGGAGGACGAGGACGGCGCCCTGAGCACCTATCAGATTGTCGGTTCAGACGAGATCGACGCGTCCGGTGGCCGCATCAGCGTGGAATCCCCCATGGGCCGGGCGCTCCTCCGCAAGACGGTGGGGGACTCGGTCGAGGTGCGGCGGCCGCGCGGCGAGATTGAACTCACGGTGGTGGACATCCGCTACGAGTAG
- a CDS encoding serine/threonine protein kinase: MSKAIEFKIPRGAILFSADGVGYEFREDLGPTHHGMSLFVARLRAASGAPRGKVLLKAVPAPSETEGARVMRARAKLDEQVRLATFLKHPAILKVHGLHKVEGYWYVSTEHSDGHSLNELLTLVGESRRWFSPLFVLYVGAQVAAALEHAHAARDEQGRPLNIVHRAVDVEHIFVNWDGTVQLADFGLALSDLPGRVASSARGPLGDHFYSSPEMLLGGGVDARSDLFTLGVVLLELATGKNLLFCPDDTTPEVMGSLSTKKRRRVSRAIKRATLAGAPPLVADAIWRAATLTVADVDAMTEGLPQGLRVTLNRLLRVSPRERYQSAGEVAADLTAWLGGTFTKADAAVELKARAAQAEEALDSMATLPPRGRGKRKRDDVTTL; the protein is encoded by the coding sequence ATGTCGAAGGCCATCGAGTTCAAGATTCCGCGGGGGGCAATCCTCTTCTCGGCGGACGGGGTCGGCTACGAGTTTCGAGAGGACTTGGGGCCGACTCACCACGGGATGTCCCTCTTCGTGGCGCGGCTGCGAGCTGCGTCCGGGGCGCCTCGTGGGAAGGTGTTGCTCAAGGCGGTTCCGGCTCCATCCGAAACGGAAGGCGCCCGGGTCATGCGTGCGCGCGCGAAGCTCGACGAGCAGGTTCGCCTTGCGACGTTCCTCAAGCACCCGGCCATCCTCAAGGTGCATGGGCTCCACAAGGTGGAGGGCTACTGGTACGTCAGTACGGAGCACTCGGACGGCCACTCCCTGAATGAGCTGCTGACGCTCGTCGGGGAGAGTAGGCGATGGTTCTCGCCGCTCTTCGTGCTCTATGTCGGGGCGCAGGTCGCAGCGGCTCTTGAGCACGCACACGCCGCGAGGGACGAGCAGGGACGGCCACTCAACATCGTTCATCGAGCCGTCGACGTTGAGCACATCTTCGTCAATTGGGACGGGACGGTTCAGCTCGCCGACTTCGGCCTCGCGCTGTCCGACTTGCCGGGCCGAGTGGCCTCATCCGCGCGGGGCCCTTTGGGAGACCACTTCTACTCGTCACCGGAAATGCTGCTCGGAGGGGGCGTCGACGCGCGCTCCGACCTCTTTACGCTGGGCGTGGTGCTGCTCGAACTGGCGACAGGGAAGAACCTTCTCTTTTGCCCTGACGACACCACGCCCGAAGTCATGGGCTCGTTGTCCACAAAGAAGCGTCGGCGGGTCTCGCGGGCAATCAAGCGGGCCACGCTCGCAGGGGCGCCGCCGTTGGTGGCCGACGCGATCTGGCGCGCGGCGACGCTGACGGTTGCGGACGTAGACGCGATGACCGAGGGTCTTCCCCAGGGGCTACGGGTGACGCTGAACCGGCTTCTTCGGGTCTCCCCCCGCGAGCGCTACCAGTCAGCGGGGGAGGTGGCGGCTGACCTGACGGCCTGGCTTGGCGGCACCTTCACGAAGGCCGACGCAGCAGTCGAGTTGAAGGCGCGGGCTGCTCAGGCAGAAGAGGCGCTGGATTCGATGGCGACCCTTCCGCCTCGTGGTCGCGGCAAGCGCAAGCGGGATGACGTGACGACGCTCTGA